In the genome of Nitrospira japonica, one region contains:
- a CDS encoding formate/nitrite transporter family protein, with protein MMDYVKPHDVVKDMVSTGALKLDVPASHLVIRGALAGAYLGIATSMAVTAAVETGSWLVGSLLFPIGLCIAILLRTEIITGSFALLPCATAAGKENACVSRVLVNWGWVFLGNLLGSVVYAAMLAIVLTTAGDAGLSATGTKLIAIAEAKTNYYASHGSAGMLTVFTKAVLCNWMVSLAVVFAFATTSLSGKILAIWGPTLLFFSQGFEHAVVNMFVIPVGMLLGAHVTLADWWIWNQIPVTLGNLVGGMVFTGLAIYFTHRTPATAPVVQAPVESATVPEHGRGYSPSF; from the coding sequence ATGATGGACTATGTGAAGCCGCACGACGTCGTGAAAGACATGGTAAGCACGGGCGCGCTCAAGCTGGATGTGCCGGCCTCGCACCTCGTAATCCGCGGAGCCCTGGCCGGAGCCTACCTTGGGATCGCAACCAGCATGGCCGTGACGGCGGCGGTCGAGACCGGTAGTTGGCTGGTCGGATCGCTGCTGTTTCCCATCGGACTGTGCATCGCGATTTTGCTGCGGACCGAAATCATCACCGGAAGCTTCGCGCTGCTGCCCTGCGCGACAGCGGCAGGAAAGGAGAACGCCTGCGTCAGTCGGGTGCTCGTCAACTGGGGATGGGTGTTTCTGGGCAACCTGCTCGGCAGCGTCGTCTACGCGGCCATGCTGGCCATCGTGCTGACGACGGCGGGAGACGCGGGGCTCTCCGCAACCGGCACCAAGCTGATCGCCATCGCCGAAGCCAAGACCAATTACTACGCGTCCCACGGCTCGGCCGGCATGCTGACCGTGTTCACAAAGGCGGTGCTGTGCAATTGGATGGTGAGCCTCGCGGTCGTGTTCGCGTTTGCGACGACCTCCCTGTCCGGCAAGATCTTGGCCATCTGGGGTCCGACTCTGCTCTTCTTCTCGCAAGGGTTCGAACACGCGGTCGTCAACATGTTCGTCATTCCGGTCGGCATGTTGCTGGGCGCGCACGTCACGCTGGCGGACTGGTGGATCTGGAACCAGATCCCGGTCACGCTGGGCAACCTGGTCGGTGGAATGGTGTTTACGGGCTTGGCCATTTATTTCACCCACCGGACTCCGGCGACGGCTCCTGTCGTGCAGGCCCCGGTGGAATCCGCCACCGTGCCCGAACATGGACGCGGATATTCTCCGTCATTCTGA